In Paenibacillus ihbetae, the following are encoded in one genomic region:
- a CDS encoding aminotransferase class I/II-fold pyridoxal phosphate-dependent enzyme: MVKFSQDLMDLSQQIEMNIADRVREIDRIVDVNQWKVIDAFQKYQVSDYHFANSTGYGYNDRGREVLDEVYAEVFGAESALVRPHFASGTHTISAALFGVLRPGDELLYITGRPYDTLHKVIGQAGDGTGSLRDFGIGYGEVALTEEGGIDWEGVEKAIKPETKVIGIQRSRGYDWRSSFTVPQIGEMVSRLKAIREDLIVFVDNCYGEFTETMEPTEVGADLMAGSLIKNPGGGIAETGGYICGKESYVELAAYRLTAPGIGREVGAMLGTTRSMYQGLFLAPSTVGQAVKGSVYAAAMFEAVGFITKPGWEEARTDLIQAVSFTSPEHLIAFVQGIQRAAAVDSHVVPEPWDMPGYEHPVIMAAGTFIQGGSLELSADAPIREPYIGYMQGGLTYSHVKYGVLMSLQRMKDRNLL, encoded by the coding sequence ATGGTGAAATTTTCGCAGGACTTAATGGATTTAAGCCAACAGATTGAAATGAACATAGCAGATCGGGTTCGTGAGATCGATCGGATCGTAGACGTTAACCAGTGGAAGGTGATCGATGCATTCCAGAAATACCAGGTGAGCGATTATCACTTCGCGAATTCCACCGGTTATGGATACAATGACCGCGGTCGGGAAGTGCTCGATGAGGTGTATGCGGAAGTATTCGGTGCCGAGTCGGCGCTGGTGCGTCCGCATTTCGCTTCCGGAACCCATACGATATCGGCAGCGTTGTTTGGCGTGCTGCGCCCTGGGGATGAGCTGCTGTATATTACCGGACGTCCCTACGACACGCTGCATAAAGTCATTGGACAAGCGGGCGATGGCACTGGCTCGCTGAGGGATTTCGGCATCGGGTATGGAGAGGTAGCGCTGACTGAAGAAGGCGGCATCGACTGGGAAGGCGTGGAGAAGGCGATTAAACCGGAGACGAAGGTCATCGGTATCCAACGCTCCCGAGGGTATGATTGGCGTTCTTCTTTCACGGTGCCGCAGATTGGCGAGATGGTCAGCCGGCTCAAAGCAATCCGCGAGGATTTGATCGTGTTTGTCGACAACTGTTACGGAGAGTTTACAGAAACGATGGAGCCGACTGAGGTTGGCGCGGATTTGATGGCGGGATCGCTGATCAAAAATCCAGGCGGAGGCATTGCAGAAACCGGCGGGTATATTTGCGGCAAAGAATCCTACGTGGAGCTGGCTGCGTACCGCTTGACCGCCCCCGGCATCGGACGCGAAGTAGGGGCCATGCTCGGAACGACGCGCTCGATGTATCAAGGGCTGTTCCTCGCCCCTTCCACGGTTGGACAGGCGGTGAAAGGAAGCGTATATGCAGCGGCTATGTTCGAAGCGGTAGGCTTCATAACCAAGCCCGGATGGGAGGAGGCGCGGACCGATCTGATCCAAGCGGTGTCGTTTACGAGCCCCGAGCATCTGATCGCTTTCGTGCAAGGCATTCAGAGAGCGGCGGCGGTTGACAGCCATGTCGTGCCTGAGCCGTGGGACATGCCGGGATACGAACATCCGGTGATTATGGCGGCAGGAACCTTTATTCAAGGAGGAAGCCTGGAGTTATCCGCAGACGCGCCGATTCGCGAACCCTATATCGGTTATATGCAAGGCGGCCTAACCTATTCTCATGTCAAATACGGGGTGCTTATGTCACTTCAGCGTATGAAGGACCGTAATCTCT